A stretch of Miscanthus floridulus cultivar M001 chromosome 13, ASM1932011v1, whole genome shotgun sequence DNA encodes these proteins:
- the LOC136499290 gene encoding pentatricopeptide repeat-containing protein At1g71490-like produces the protein MRPRPPPRSALSNNHLLRIRRCLPPVWLNAAPAQDPSPSQAPPPAASSSSSPASLSSLIRSCTSQRARRPGEQAHARAVALGLGAHPSVLPRLATFYIALGDLPATRAAVERAAGKARAFPWNLLIWGMLALGVAADRFTYPSVLRACGELRDASVGREIEQRVRSWGYRLDMYVWNAMVGMYAKCGEMEDARRVFDGMPARDVASWNAMVSGYALAGMWGEAFDLLQWVPGANIVTWNAVAAGNLKVGNDGEAFDLLQWIL, from the exons ATGCGCCCACGGCCGCCTCCTCGCAGCGCGCTGTCCAACAATCACCTCCTCCGCATTCGCCGCTGCCTGCCACCCGTTTGGCTTAATGCCGCCCCCGCTCAGGACCCGTCCCCGTCGCAGGCGCCGCCAcccgctgcctcctcctcctcctcaccagcGTCGCTCTCATCCCTCATACGCTCCTGCACGTCCCAGCGCGCCCGTCGCCCCGGCGAGCAGGCGCACGCGCGCGCCGTCGCGCTCGGCCTCGGCGCGCACCCCTCGGTGCTCCCCAGGCTCGCCACCTTCTACATCGCGCTGGGCGACCTCCCCGCCACGCGAGCCGCCGTCGAGCGGGCGGCCGGAAAGGCGCGGGCGTTCCCGTGGAACCTGCTCATCTGGGG GATGCTGGCGCTGGGCGTGGCCGCCGACAGGTTCACGTACCCGTCGGTTCTGCGCGCTTGCGGCGAGCTACGGGATGCCTCCGTTGGCCGGGAGATTGAGCAGCGCGTTCGGTCGTGGGGATATAGGCTGGACATGTATGTCTGGAACGCTATGGTGGGGATGTATGCCAAGTGCGGGGAGATGGAGGACGCGCGCAGGGTGTTTGATGGAATGCCTGCGCGTGATGTTGCCAGCTGGAACGCCATGGTGTCTGGGTACGCGTTGGCTGGTATGTGGGGCGAGGCGTTTGACCTGCTGCAGTGGGTTCCTGGGGCGAACATTGTCACTTGGAATGCGGTTGCGGCAGGAAATTTGAAGGTGGGGAATGACGGCGAGGCGTTTGACCTGCTGCAGTGGATTCTGTGA